In Sphaerospermopsis torques-reginae ITEP-024, the genomic window CCTACACTATCACCACAACCAATAGATGTGACTAAAATAAACTTTTGTACTTTAGCTTTGACTGCGGCATCAATTAAATTTTTATTACCAATAAAATCTGGTTTGACACCATCTGTAGGTAAACCACCAAGGGTACTAATTACAGCTTGGATAGGTTCATTTCCCAAAATTGCTTTTTCTACATCATCCACTTTTAAAGCATCTCCTAATACTGGATGAACACCAATAGCTTCTAATTCCTTAGCGGCTACTTCTGTTCTCAAGAGTGCTTTTACCTTTATGTTGTGTCCTGTCAAATATTTAGCGATTTCTTGACCAACACCACGACTAGCTCCAGCGACAAAAATGTAAGATGTAGTTGACATAGTTATTTTCTCAGATAGATGTTTTGGTTACACAAATAATTAATATATCCTGGTTTGCTCAATTTGGGAAATTCCTGCTATAAGATTGTATCAGCCAAGATTTTGATTTACTGACATAAACCTTATT contains:
- a CDS encoding SDR family oxidoreductase; this encodes MSTTSYIFVAGASRGVGQEIAKYLTGHNIKVKALLRTEVAAKELEAIGVHPVLGDALKVDDVEKAILGNEPIQAVISTLGGLPTDGVKPDFIGNKNLIDAAVKAKVQKFILVTSIGCGDSVGALPPQALEALKPVLIEKEKAEQHLINSGLNYTIIRPGGLKSEPATGNGILTADPRIVGSIHRADVAELVCRCLNSTNANNQILSALDKNMIYPGLPEFVEFDLGNG